One stretch of Zhihengliuella flava DNA includes these proteins:
- a CDS encoding cory-CC-star protein has translation MSRLAAIAEGFREFYYAPYRRTLARAQRDEEDLFMMLVMSEALGVPNPASYYTLELLPIVFENFHSWHRRMGMDRSPLDSISCC, from the coding sequence ATGAGCCGGCTTGCCGCCATCGCGGAAGGCTTCCGCGAGTTCTACTACGCCCCGTACCGGCGGACTCTGGCGCGCGCACAGCGGGATGAGGAGGATTTGTTCATGATGCTGGTGATGTCCGAGGCCCTGGGCGTGCCGAACCCGGCCAGCTACTACACGCTGGAGCTGCTGCCGATCGTGTTTGAGAACTTCCACTCGTGGCACCGGCGGATGGGGATGGACCGGTCCCCGCTCGATTCGATTTCCTGCTGCTGA
- a CDS encoding ArsA family ATPase, translated as MDGRAGLRGLTRGTRIAFFSGKGGVGKTTLAAATALAEADAGRRVLLVSTDPAHNLGHLFGLRLGDAPVPVLGAGTRAADDGAGRLELLELDPAATTQRHLREVGGTIRGMMPEHLHREVDKYLKLAAEAPGTHEASVLERIAELTEHVTDASGNERARAGAGRTDGAGYDLVLFDTAPSGHTARLMELPELMTAWTDGLLKRRDASERLGEALVGLGGKSSANESRDAEIRAVLTRRRERFARLREALSDAQCTAFVLVLAAERLPVAETIEFADQLRRQRIGVRSLVVNKRSPADAGEFLARRRAAEEGLVAELRAALPTLPLLNVTLAPEEIRGVDGLREVPGLVE; from the coding sequence ATGGACGGTCGCGCCGGGCTGCGCGGGCTAACGAGGGGCACGCGCATCGCCTTCTTTTCCGGCAAGGGCGGCGTGGGCAAGACGACGTTGGCGGCCGCCACCGCGCTGGCCGAGGCCGACGCCGGGCGCCGGGTGCTGCTGGTCTCGACGGACCCCGCGCACAACTTGGGACACCTGTTCGGCCTGCGGCTCGGGGACGCCCCGGTGCCCGTGCTCGGTGCCGGAACGAGGGCGGCGGACGACGGCGCGGGCCGGCTGGAGCTGCTGGAGCTGGATCCCGCGGCCACCACGCAGCGGCACCTGCGTGAGGTCGGCGGCACCATCCGCGGGATGATGCCCGAGCACCTGCACCGCGAAGTGGACAAGTACCTCAAGCTGGCGGCTGAGGCGCCGGGCACGCACGAGGCATCGGTGCTAGAGCGGATCGCCGAGCTGACCGAGCACGTGACTGACGCGAGCGGAAACGAGCGCGCACGTGCTGGTGCCGGCCGCACAGACGGCGCGGGCTACGACCTCGTGCTCTTTGACACGGCCCCGTCCGGCCACACCGCGCGGCTCATGGAGCTACCGGAGCTCATGACCGCGTGGACGGATGGGCTGCTCAAGCGCCGCGATGCCAGCGAGCGGCTCGGCGAGGCCTTGGTGGGCCTTGGCGGGAAGTCCAGCGCCAACGAATCCCGGGACGCGGAGATTCGTGCGGTACTCACCCGGCGGCGGGAGCGGTTTGCGCGGCTGCGCGAGGCGCTCAGCGACGCGCAATGCACGGCGTTTGTGCTGGTGTTGGCGGCGGAGCGGCTGCCGGTGGCGGAGACCATCGAGTTCGCTGACCAGCTGCGGCGGCAGCGCATCGGGGTCCGCTCGCTGGTGGTCAACAAGCGCTCCCCCGCAGACGCCGGGGAGTTCCTCGCGCGGCGCCGCGCGGCGGAGGAAGGGCTGGTGGCAGAGCTGCGAGCCGCCCTGCCGACGTTGCCCCTGCTGAACGTCACGCTGGCGCCGGAGGAGATTCGCGGGGTGGACGGGCTACGCGAGGTGCCCGGCCTCGTCGAATAA
- a CDS encoding aspartate kinase yields the protein MSLIVQKFGGSSVSDAEGIKRVARRIMDTKAAGNDVVVVVSAMGDTTDELLDLAGQLTDDPPAREMDMLLSAGERMSMALLAMTIDGAGEKAVSFTGSQAGMMTDAVHGKARIIDVSPQRVRQAVDRGYVAIVAGFQGMSPDSNDVTTMGRGGSDTTAVALAAALNADVCEIYTDVDGVYTADPRIVSAAQKIDTISSEEMLELAASGAKILHLRCVEYARRFGVPLHVRSSFSEHEGTWVLPSEDDKIKIQEGEPLEQPIISGVAHDRSEAKVTVVGVPDVPGKAAEIFGVIAGAHSNIDMIVQNVSTAGKDKTDISFTLPIVEGKEALDALRDAQSRVGFEAIEYDDQVGKLSLIGAGMRSNPGVSYKFFQALHEAGVNVDMISTSEIRISVVTHADKLDDAVRAVHAVFGLDTDVEATVYGGTGR from the coding sequence ATGAGCCTGATTGTGCAGAAGTTCGGCGGATCGTCGGTGTCGGATGCCGAGGGCATCAAACGCGTCGCCCGCCGAATTATGGACACCAAGGCGGCGGGGAACGACGTCGTCGTGGTGGTTTCTGCCATGGGTGACACCACGGATGAGCTGCTGGACTTGGCCGGGCAGCTGACGGACGACCCGCCCGCCCGCGAGATGGACATGCTCCTCTCCGCCGGCGAGCGCATGTCCATGGCCCTGCTGGCCATGACCATCGACGGCGCCGGGGAAAAGGCCGTGTCCTTCACGGGCAGCCAGGCCGGCATGATGACCGACGCCGTGCACGGCAAGGCCCGCATCATCGACGTCTCCCCGCAGCGCGTGCGCCAGGCGGTGGATCGCGGATACGTGGCGATCGTGGCCGGGTTCCAAGGCATGAGCCCGGACAGCAATGACGTCACCACCATGGGCCGCGGCGGTTCGGACACCACGGCGGTGGCGCTGGCGGCGGCACTGAACGCGGACGTGTGTGAGATCTACACGGACGTCGACGGCGTGTATACGGCGGACCCGCGCATCGTTTCCGCGGCCCAGAAGATTGACACGATCTCCAGCGAGGAAATGCTGGAGCTCGCGGCCTCCGGCGCCAAGATCCTGCACCTGCGCTGCGTGGAATACGCGCGGCGCTTCGGGGTGCCGCTGCACGTGCGGTCCTCCTTCAGCGAGCACGAGGGCACGTGGGTGCTGCCCAGCGAAGACGACAAGATCAAGATTCAAGAGGGAGAACCCTTGGAACAGCCCATCATCTCCGGCGTTGCACATGACCGCTCCGAGGCCAAGGTCACCGTCGTCGGCGTCCCCGACGTGCCCGGCAAGGCCGCCGAGATTTTCGGCGTGATCGCGGGTGCGCACTCCAACATCGACATGATTGTTCAGAACGTCTCCACCGCGGGCAAGGACAAAACGGACATCTCCTTCACCCTGCCTATCGTGGAGGGCAAGGAGGCGCTGGACGCGCTGCGTGATGCCCAGAGCCGCGTGGGCTTCGAGGCCATTGAGTACGACGACCAGGTGGGCAAGTTGTCCCTGATCGGCGCAGGCATGCGATCCAACCCGGGCGTCTCCTACAAGTTCTTCCAGGCCCTGCACGAGGCCGGCGTCAACGTAGACATGATCTCCACCTCGGAGATCCGCATCTCCGTGGTGACGCACGCGGACAAGCTGGACGACGCGGTGCGGGCCGTCCACGCGGTGTTCGGGCTGGACACCGACGTCGAGGCCACCGTCTACGGCGGGACGGGCCGCTAG
- a CDS encoding carbon starvation CstA family protein, with protein sequence MNSVVLALIGIAMIIAGYLLYSKFLAKKVYSLDAGYKTPAHELADGVDYVPTNKYVLWGHHFTSVAGAAPIVGPAIAVIWGWLPALLWVTLGTIFFAGMHDLGALWASNRHKGQSIGTLAGRYIGGHGRNLFLVVIFLVLLMVNAAFAVVISGLLVSTPTAVIPAWGAVIVALLIGQAIYKLKWSLPIVSIVGVVALYALMLLGDAYPIVLPDTIMGLSAGAFWIVVLFIYAGIASLLPVWMLLQPRDYINGLQLFIALGILYTAIIISGPTMVAPAINHNVPDGTPSIIPLLFVTIACGAISGFHGIVASGTTAKQLDKETDARFVGYFGAVGEGLLALGTVIAVSSGFASLAAWEEIYSAFGEGGVGAFVSGGGAIVNQGLGIPEGLSGTILATMAVLFAATTMDTGIRLQRFVVSEMGQIAGIRLKPLAATLIVLVITVGLTFSAGADGSGGMLIWPLFGTTNQILAGLTLSIVAVMLIRKRRPVLPALIPLTFVLVMSVIALVVQMGQFYAAGNWLLLVLDVIILIAAVWVIIEAIGAMNRARRSGPLEDLPEDESADAAASDSATERR encoded by the coding sequence GTGAACTCCGTTGTTCTAGCGCTGATAGGCATCGCGATGATCATCGCGGGCTATCTGCTCTACTCCAAATTCCTCGCCAAGAAGGTCTACAGTCTCGACGCCGGATACAAGACCCCGGCCCACGAGCTGGCGGACGGCGTCGACTACGTCCCCACCAACAAGTACGTGCTGTGGGGCCACCACTTCACGTCCGTGGCGGGCGCGGCGCCCATCGTCGGCCCGGCGATCGCCGTCATCTGGGGCTGGTTGCCCGCCCTGCTGTGGGTCACCCTCGGCACTATTTTCTTCGCTGGCATGCACGACCTCGGCGCGCTGTGGGCGTCCAACCGGCACAAGGGCCAGTCCATTGGCACGCTCGCCGGCCGTTACATCGGTGGCCACGGCCGGAACCTCTTCTTGGTGGTCATCTTCTTGGTGCTGCTGATGGTCAACGCGGCCTTCGCCGTCGTGATCTCCGGCCTGCTGGTCTCCACGCCGACCGCCGTCATCCCCGCGTGGGGCGCCGTGATCGTGGCGCTGCTGATTGGCCAGGCGATCTACAAGCTCAAGTGGTCCCTGCCGATCGTCTCGATTGTCGGCGTCGTCGCCCTGTACGCGCTGATGCTGCTGGGCGATGCCTACCCGATCGTCCTGCCGGACACCATCATGGGCCTGAGCGCCGGCGCCTTCTGGATCGTAGTGCTGTTCATCTACGCGGGCATCGCGTCCCTGCTGCCGGTATGGATGCTCCTGCAGCCGCGCGACTACATCAACGGCCTGCAGCTGTTCATTGCCCTCGGCATCCTGTACACGGCCATCATCATCTCCGGCCCTACCATGGTGGCGCCGGCCATCAACCACAACGTGCCGGACGGAACGCCGTCCATCATTCCGCTGCTCTTCGTCACCATTGCGTGCGGCGCCATTTCCGGTTTCCACGGCATTGTGGCCTCGGGTACGACGGCGAAGCAGCTGGACAAGGAAACCGACGCCCGGTTTGTGGGCTACTTTGGCGCCGTTGGCGAAGGCCTGTTGGCGCTCGGCACCGTGATCGCCGTGTCCTCCGGCTTCGCCTCGCTGGCCGCGTGGGAGGAGATCTACTCGGCCTTCGGAGAGGGCGGCGTGGGCGCGTTCGTCTCCGGCGGCGGCGCGATCGTCAACCAGGGCTTGGGCATTCCCGAGGGCCTCTCCGGCACCATTCTGGCCACCATGGCCGTGCTCTTCGCGGCCACCACCATGGATACGGGCATCCGCCTGCAACGCTTTGTGGTCTCTGAAATGGGCCAGATCGCCGGAATCCGCCTCAAGCCGCTGGCGGCGACCCTGATCGTCCTAGTCATCACGGTGGGCCTGACCTTCTCCGCTGGCGCGGACGGCTCCGGTGGCATGTTGATCTGGCCGCTGTTCGGCACCACCAACCAGATCTTGGCGGGCCTGACCCTGTCCATTGTGGCCGTCATGCTCATCCGCAAGCGCCGCCCGGTGCTCCCCGCGCTCATCCCGCTCACCTTCGTGCTGGTCATGAGCGTGATCGCCCTCGTGGTGCAGATGGGCCAGTTCTACGCCGCCGGCAACTGGCTGCTGCTGGTGCTGGACGTCATCATCCTGATCGCGGCCGTGTGGGTCATCATCGAGGCGATCGGCGCCATGAACCGCGCCCGCCGCTCGGGCCCACTGGAGGATCTCCCCGAGGACGAGTCCGCGGACGCCGCGGCCTCAGATTCGGCGACCGAACGCCGCTAA
- a CDS encoding 3-methyladenine DNA glycosylase, which yields MLSLPESAWLPRAAAHRARVERFAAPFLERRRTQRKHPVEDFLFTYYTQKPGQLQRWHPGAGVVLEGQAAAERRGWKFYTEHDGGVGLDVDAFSAARAEAVRFARMILAGTASRPGQFACFGLHEWAMAYKSESNGIRHEYLPLRLGASGTDRVVEEHRIRCTHFDAFRFYTPEAVPLNELQPSRETQRHLEQPGCLHANMDLYKWAYKLTPAVPSELVMDCFELAWEIRTMDMQASPYDLAEWGYEPIRIETPEGKASYVRQQKNFAERSDVLRARLLAVAEALPLPNE from the coding sequence ATGCTCTCCCTCCCCGAATCCGCGTGGCTGCCGCGCGCCGCCGCTCACCGTGCGCGCGTAGAGCGCTTTGCCGCGCCGTTCTTGGAGCGTCGCCGGACGCAGCGCAAGCATCCCGTCGAGGACTTCCTCTTCACCTACTACACCCAGAAGCCCGGCCAGCTGCAGCGCTGGCACCCGGGCGCCGGCGTCGTACTGGAGGGTCAAGCGGCGGCGGAACGCCGCGGCTGGAAGTTCTACACGGAGCACGACGGCGGTGTGGGTCTTGATGTGGATGCGTTCAGCGCCGCTCGGGCTGAGGCCGTCCGGTTTGCCCGCATGATTCTGGCGGGTACGGCGAGCCGTCCGGGCCAGTTCGCGTGCTTCGGACTGCACGAATGGGCGATGGCGTATAAATCGGAATCCAACGGGATCCGGCACGAGTACCTGCCGCTGCGGCTCGGTGCATCCGGCACGGATCGGGTGGTTGAGGAGCACCGCATCCGGTGCACGCACTTTGACGCGTTCCGGTTCTATACGCCGGAGGCGGTGCCGCTAAATGAACTGCAGCCGAGCCGCGAGACCCAGCGGCACCTGGAGCAACCCGGCTGCCTCCACGCCAACATGGACCTCTACAAGTGGGCATACAAGCTCACGCCGGCGGTACCGAGCGAACTCGTCATGGACTGCTTCGAGCTCGCCTGGGAGATCCGGACCATGGACATGCAGGCCTCCCCCTATGATCTGGCCGAGTGGGGGTATGAGCCCATCAGGATCGAGACGCCGGAGGGCAAGGCCAGCTACGTGCGGCAGCAGAAGAACTTCGCGGAGCGGTCCGACGTGCTGCGCGCACGCCTCCTCGCGGTGGCGGAAGCCCTGCCCCTGCCCAACGAGTGA
- a CDS encoding carbohydrate ABC transporter permease, with product MAPFALLWVTPMLFVLLVALRPFDDIVSRGLSAWPGALSWEGFATALGAGGIANALWNSIVVTVVAVVLSLILSSWAAYALSRFAIPGRTAILLIMLAGNLLPPQILLIPVAKIVEGLGIYDSLWALIIVQVGFGMGFYTFVLHGFMRSLPDEIFEAARIDGAGAIRIYAQVVLPLARPSLAALTALATTWVFNDLIWAMTVLRTESHFPITAALLNLQGGFVSQWNVVAAGSVIAAIPTAVVFFIFQKQFVSGLLVGSSK from the coding sequence ATGGCGCCCTTCGCGCTCTTGTGGGTCACGCCCATGCTCTTTGTCCTCCTCGTGGCGCTACGCCCGTTCGATGACATCGTGAGCCGTGGGTTGAGTGCATGGCCGGGCGCCCTCAGCTGGGAGGGCTTCGCGACCGCATTGGGTGCTGGCGGGATCGCCAATGCACTGTGGAACTCCATCGTGGTCACTGTGGTCGCCGTTGTGCTGTCCCTCATTCTCTCCTCATGGGCGGCGTACGCGCTCAGCCGGTTCGCGATTCCCGGCAGGACGGCAATTCTCTTGATCATGCTGGCGGGTAACCTCCTACCGCCGCAGATCTTGCTGATCCCCGTGGCCAAAATTGTCGAAGGCCTCGGGATCTACGATTCGCTGTGGGCCCTGATTATCGTCCAAGTCGGTTTTGGCATGGGCTTCTACACGTTTGTTCTTCACGGCTTCATGCGGTCGCTGCCGGACGAGATCTTTGAAGCAGCGCGAATCGATGGCGCGGGTGCGATCCGCATCTATGCGCAGGTCGTCCTGCCCCTCGCGAGACCGTCGCTTGCAGCACTCACCGCGTTGGCGACGACGTGGGTCTTCAATGATCTGATTTGGGCCATGACGGTGTTGCGCACTGAATCGCATTTCCCGATCACGGCGGCACTGCTCAATCTGCAAGGCGGGTTCGTGAGCCAGTGGAATGTGGTCGCAGCAGGCTCGGTGATCGCAGCGATTCCTACTGCTGTGGTCTTCTTCATTTTTCAAAAGCAGTTTGTCTCGGGGCTACTCGTGGGGTCCAGCAAGTAG
- a CDS encoding carbohydrate ABC transporter permease — protein sequence MTALRNNIIWVIGFGGASVSLGLFLAVLLNKPGRGIGLYRAAVYLPMVFSLAVTGLFWRVLYSPDGLVNFSLSAIGLGGLERQWLADPEVALYAVLIAAVWRQVGYIMVLYLAGLKGVDPSLEEAAAVDGAGRWQRFTRIVLPQMKGVSAVVFAVTVIDSLRTFDIVWAMTRGGPYNSTHLLSTYMFEQGFSLVNLGYGSAIAVVIFALAIVFIITYLVRSLREEDQ from the coding sequence ATGACAGCCCTTCGGAACAACATTATCTGGGTCATTGGATTCGGTGGAGCATCTGTTTCCCTCGGTCTATTCCTAGCGGTCCTGCTCAATAAGCCGGGTCGAGGAATTGGCCTCTACAGGGCAGCGGTCTATTTGCCGATGGTTTTCTCACTGGCCGTCACCGGGCTGTTCTGGCGAGTGCTGTACTCTCCGGATGGGCTGGTGAACTTCTCATTATCTGCCATCGGCTTGGGCGGTCTGGAGCGGCAATGGTTGGCCGACCCGGAGGTAGCGCTCTATGCGGTACTCATCGCTGCGGTATGGCGGCAAGTTGGCTACATCATGGTGCTCTACCTCGCGGGCCTCAAGGGCGTTGACCCCTCGCTCGAGGAGGCAGCCGCAGTGGACGGCGCAGGCAGGTGGCAGCGATTTACGCGAATCGTTCTTCCGCAGATGAAGGGCGTGAGTGCGGTGGTCTTTGCTGTCACGGTCATTGATTCGCTGCGCACCTTTGACATCGTTTGGGCCATGACCCGCGGCGGTCCATACAACTCCACGCACCTCTTGAGCACCTACATGTTTGAGCAAGGGTTCTCGTTGGTGAATTTGGGCTATGGATCCGCCATCGCCGTGGTGATCTTTGCACTAGCGATCGTGTTCATCATTACGTACTTGGTGCGTTCACTGCGCGAGGAGGACCAATGA
- a CDS encoding ABC transporter ATP-binding protein, with amino-acid sequence MSGEGTPPPGPQRSGHDAGVVAEGLSRTFGAVQAVRHIDFVARPGEVTALIGPNGSGKTTLLLMLASLLRPDTGSVRIGSVDVAADPRAARELIGWMPDTLGVWETLTSREILTSMGRLYGMEKASAAARADELLELVKLTELSGQPSRVLSRGQQQRLSLARALMNDPQVLLLDEPASGLDPGARIDLRNLLRRFAAEGRTVVVSSHVLSELDEIADAAVFVAAGSSVRTQTLAEADTQTRRYSVRGLDHTALLEALNQQGIAYTVPAAQRRTEALIDVASEAEAATVLRALVEAGVAVAAFAPTVGALEETYMSSVYAQESGGIGTASADAKDGRDQA; translated from the coding sequence CTGTCCGGCGAGGGCACGCCACCACCGGGGCCGCAGCGCTCCGGGCACGACGCCGGCGTGGTCGCCGAGGGATTGTCCCGCACCTTTGGCGCGGTGCAGGCGGTGCGCCACATCGACTTCGTGGCGCGCCCGGGCGAGGTGACGGCCCTCATCGGGCCCAACGGCTCCGGCAAGACGACGCTGCTGCTCATGCTCGCGTCCCTGTTGCGGCCGGACACCGGTTCGGTGCGGATCGGCAGCGTGGACGTCGCGGCGGATCCGCGCGCGGCGCGGGAGCTGATCGGCTGGATGCCGGACACCCTGGGCGTGTGGGAGACGTTGACTTCCCGCGAGATCCTCACCTCCATGGGCCGCCTCTACGGGATGGAGAAGGCCTCGGCGGCGGCGCGCGCCGACGAGCTGCTGGAGTTGGTCAAGCTCACGGAACTCTCCGGCCAGCCCTCCCGCGTCCTGTCTCGCGGCCAGCAGCAGCGGCTGTCCTTGGCCCGCGCCCTGATGAATGATCCGCAGGTGCTGCTCCTCGACGAGCCGGCGTCCGGGTTGGACCCGGGAGCGCGGATTGACCTGCGCAACCTGCTGCGGCGCTTCGCCGCGGAGGGGCGCACCGTCGTGGTGAGCTCCCACGTCCTTTCCGAGCTGGATGAGATTGCCGACGCCGCCGTGTTCGTGGCGGCGGGCTCCAGCGTGCGGACGCAGACGCTCGCCGAGGCGGACACGCAGACCCGCCGCTACAGCGTGCGCGGGCTGGACCATACGGCCCTCCTGGAGGCGCTGAATCAGCAGGGCATCGCCTACACGGTGCCGGCGGCCCAACGCCGCACCGAGGCGCTGATCGACGTCGCGTCCGAGGCGGAGGCGGCCACGGTGCTGCGCGCCCTCGTCGAGGCCGGCGTCGCGGTCGCGGCGTTCGCCCCCACGGTGGGCGCGCTGGAGGAGACGTACATGAGCTCGGTGTACGCGCAAGAGTCCGGAGGAATCGGCACCGCCAGCGCGGACGCCAAGGATGGGAGGGATCAGGCATGA